DNA sequence from the Shewanella piezotolerans WP3 genome:
GCCACAACCTGCTTAATAGCACATCAGAGCCATAGCCTTCTCAGAACGCAGATCAACTAATCAGTATTTTTGTGATCTTGCTAACAAAAAGTTCTACTCTCAAAGCGCAATATGTTTGTTCTAAATAAACACTAGAGAAACAAATTAATCACTATATAGGGGTAATACCAATCGGTATAAGAAGTTGATCTACTCAGAGTGTTTTTTGGCAAACTAATTCAAGGCGGATAAATGACACAATGGTTATTCCCTTTTGAGTTTATTCAACGTAGAAGTAGGAAGCCAAAAACACTCCTATAGGCGAGTTTTAGCAGCTCTGATGCTGCGTTAATGAACTTGAACGTAGAATAACTATGCCCCTCATTCATTGCCTTACCTCAAAGCCACTAAACTCTCGCTGAGCGATCAAATCTTTATACTGGTTGGTATCAATCATGAAATATTCACTAGGAGATCTTGTCTACCAAGGCGAAACATCTGGCGTGCATAACTGGGATAGTCTATCGGGCACTTCATTTTACTGGCACCCAGACTGGCTGCATATTGCTGAGAATATGACTGGTCATACACCGGCTATTCCAATGGAGCCACCCGATATTATACCAATCAGTATAAGAAGTTGATCTACTCAGAGCGTTTTTGGCACGCTAATTCAAGGCGAATAAATGACATAATGGTTATTCCCTTATGAGTTTGTTCAACGCAGAAGTAGCAAGCCAAAAACACTCCTAAAGGCGAGTTTTAGCGACTTTGATGCTGCGTTAATGAATTTGAACGTAGCATAACTATGCTCTTCATTCATTGCCTTACCTCAAAGTCGCTAAACTCTCGCTGAGCGATCAAATCTTTATACTGATTGGTATTAAACCAACTAAAGATGATGCAGCTGCGGCCATCGTTAAACATTTAAATAAGTAAAACCAGCGTTGCTACCGGCCTGATGCAATGGCTTTTTTCGCTATTAGGTCTATCAGGCCTGGGGCAATTATCTTAAAAAACCGCCCTATTCGGCCTCTAAATGAGGTGATCAATAATCGTTTTCGCAGAGCAATAGCTGGCAACATAAGCTCAGCACACTTTTCTGCGGTCATGATTTTTGATTCTTGCATCGGTGTCTCACCGAGTGGCTTACCTTGAGCATCTAATGCTCGTTTATGGGTTTGAGTCACTACAAAGTCCGGGCAAATCACCGTCACAGCCACATTATCATTACTCAGTTCGATACGTAACGAATCAAATAGACCTATCAGTGCATGTTTTGAAGCTGCATAACCAGAGCGTGTCGGAACTCCCGTCATCCCCGTTATGGACGCGACGGCAACAATCTGTCCTTGGCTCTTTTTTAAGTGCGGAATAGCAGCATGAGAAAGATACGCCGGACCAAGGTAATTAACCTGCATGATCTGCGACAGTACGCTTAAATCTTCAAGTTCATCAAAACGTGACCACATAGTCATGCCCGCATTGTTCACCAAGATATCTAGCTTATCGAAATGCTCTATACAGGCCGTAATCACCTGACGGCACTGCGATGAATCGGATAGATCTGCAACTTGAATGAATGCTTCTGAACCAAGCGTACTAACCTCTTGTTGCAATGAAGCTAAGCGGGATTCATTACGGGCAGTAAGCAACAACTTACAGCCAAGCGGGGCCAATGCTAACGCGAGCGCTCGACCAATTCCTTCCGATGCGCCTGTAATTAAAATGACCTTCCCTTTAAGCTGCTCCATCTCAGTGTCCTTATGATCAATACTCAGTTCTATTAGTAATTTTAAATAACAGTGATTCTGCAACTACATCTAAAATATACACTTTTCCTTATTAAACACCATTTATCGCAATTGTTATACTTTTGTGATTATTTGGCGATATTCAGGTGAGATCCCTTTGTCATGCTTAATCTATACAGTCAAAGGAGATAAATCATGAACATAAATAAACTCACTAAAGCCCTTTTTATCACTAGCCTTATGAGCCTACCGGCATCTGCGGCAGAGCTTGAAATCAGTGTTTCTAACTTAACCCATGGTAACTACTTTACACCGCTACTGATTGCAGCACACGATATGGACAGCCACCTTTTCCAAGCGGGTGAAATGGCGACCCCTGCACTACAAAAAATGGCTGAAGGTGGCGACATCGCCGATTTAGATGCCGCAGTAACTGGGGCTGGCGGAGTGACAGTGGCTAACCCAGCGATGGGGCTACTTGCACCAAGCGCTAAGGTAGACAGCATCATGCTAGATTCTGGCGACATGACCCACCTTTCCTTAACGGCCATGGTGTTACCAACCAATGATGCCTTTGTTGGTTTAGATGCATGGAAGATCCCAACCGAAGCTGGTACATACACTTTTACTGTTAATGCTTACGATGCCGGCACTGAAGCCAATGACGAGATAATTAATGGCGGCGGTGCATCTGGTACCCCAGGGATCCCAGCAGCACCTGGCGGCGATGGCGGCATGAATGCAACAGGCATCATGGATAACAGCAACAACGATAAAGTGCATATTCACCCTGGCGTATTAGGTGATACCGATATGGATGGCGGCGCAAGTGACTTAGATAGCCGAGTGCATCGCTGGTTGAATCCTGTTGCTCGAGTGACTGTCATCGTGAAGTAGGAGAGAAGCCATGAACTATCCAATAAATATTTTCAAACGTAATGCGATAGCTTTAGTCGCTTTTGCAGCAATCGGGTTAGCAGGTTGTTCCGATAACGACAATGATACGCCGGCACCAATTATCCCGCCTGTGGTTGCGCCAGTGATGCAAGACTATAGCGTCACCGTCACTAACCTAACGGCTAACCAACCCATGTCTCCCGTCGCAGTCGTTGCCCACACCAATGACAGCACGCTTTGGAGTACAGGCATGCCTGCCAGTGTTGCATTAGAGATATTAGCTGAATCTGGTGATAGCAGTGGTTTAACTGACGAAACTGGAGTCAATGAGCTAATAAGCGGTGCAGGTATTTTGGTTCCAGGTGGTACTGAAACTATTGCAATCAGTCTTGAGCAAGCCGATGTCGCTGACCTGTCAGTTGTGACCATGCTGGTTAATACCAATGATGCATTTACTGGAACTACAGGTTTTGATTTGGCAGCGTTAGCGGTTAACGATACAAGTACACTACGCGTCATCGCTTACGATGCAGGTACCGAAGCAAACTCTGAAGCCAAAGGGACTATTCCCGGTCCAGCTGATAGTGGTGAAGGCTATAATGCTGCACGTGATGACAACGACAAAGTGCACGCTCATCCAGGTGTCATTAGCATGGATGACGGCCTGATGGACTCGGTGTTATCAGCCTCTCATCGTTTCGATAACCCTGTACTGTTAATCAAGGTAACTCGTACTAAATAGTGTGAATTTGCAAATTGATTAAAAATTTATCGAAATAAAAGCTCTTAAAGGTGGGTCTTGTTAAAAAGGGACCGCCTTCGGGAGCTAGGCATGAACGGATCAACGACCAATTTTTCAGCTGTTTCAAGCAAGACCATATTATTGATTGAAGATGAGCAAGACTTAGCCAAGCTAGTCATGCTTAACCTGAAAAGCATGAACCATGCAGTTATTCACTGTGTAACGTTACAGCAGGCTAGCCAAGTGATTGCCACCAAGCAGATAGATCTTATCCTGATGGATAGAATGCTACCTGATGGGGATGGAATCACTCTTTGTCAACAGATCCGCCAAGACGGTAATGAGCTACCTTGCATGTTGTTGACTGCGAAGGATTCGGAAGCTGATATTGTCTTAGGGCTTGAATCTGGTGCAGATGATTATCTGGTTAAACCCTTTAGCGTGTTAGAGCTAAGAGCTAGGGTAAAAGCATTATTAAGGCGTGGAACACAAATAGCCCATCAAGATGAGTCGTTGGAGTTCAACGGTATTAGCATTAACTGTAATACCCGTGAGGTTATTGCTTTTAATGAAACATTAGAACTCACAGCCAGAGAGTTTGATCTTCTGCTCTATTTGGCTCAGCACCCAAAGCAGGTATTCAGCCGTATGCAGCTTTTGGAAGCAGTGTGGGGTTACTCCTATTCAGGCTACGAACATACCGTAAATAGCCACATCAACCGCCTGCGTAATAAGTTGGCGAGAAATGCTTGCACCACAGACTTAGTCAAAACAGTTTGGGGGGTCGGTTATAAATTTGCCCCACCAGCGAACCAAGCTGCATCTTGATGCTGGGCATGAAGACTGAATAATTGCGGGCTAAGCAGGAGAGCACAATATGAGAAGTTTGTTTAGCCGTATATTACTCGCGGCGACCTTAGTGATTTTTATTCTTTTCATCGCTCTATGGCAGTGGTTGCAGTTTAGCCAAGAGTTTAGCCGCAATCAGATCCAGCAATCACTTCACCGCGAACTCGCCGAACATATGGCGCATATTAATCCGCTACTCTCTAAAGGAATCACTTCAGATGCAGCATTGAAAGAAGCCTTTCATGATTTCATGCTACTAGGCCCAAGCTTCGAAATTTATACCTTAGATAATCAGGGGCTAGTTATTGCCTATGATGCTAAGGAGGAGAAAATCAAACAGCAACAGGTTGATACTGATACCATTGAGCAGTTTATTCAAGGTGTTAACTTACCGATATTAGGCACCGATCCACGCTCAAAGCAGAAAGATAAAATTTTCTCAGCCGCAAAACTACTTACACCAAGCGGGCAGCAGACTGGATACCTTTATGTCATCATTGGTGGGGAAGACTTTGATAGCTGGCAGAGTATTGTCAGTGAGCATCAAGCACCACAGTTTTGGACCACTGCTATTTTGATTGCCATTGGCTTTGCAATCATTTTATTTATCCTGCTGCTTAAACTTTTTACTGCGCCACTTAGCAGACTCGAAAGTGATCTACGTTTAGTTGCTGCCCAACAGCTCAACTCTGGGGTGACACTACCGGGAAAATATACCGGCAGTAGCGAAATCAATCAGCTCAGTCAGCATATCAATACACTGCTACAAGCGTTGAGCTTGCAACATCAAGCAATCAATAGACAACAAGAGGAGCGGCATGAATTTATGCTGCACCTGTCCCACGATTTGAAAACGCCGCTCACCTCACTACAGGGTTATATCGACACTTGGTTATTATTGCCACCTCATGAACGTAGCAGTGACTTAATTGAGATAGCCGCTAATTCAAGTCAACACTTGCAACAATTACTGGGGCAGATGCTGGAACTTGCCGCACTAGAGAATGGCCAAGTGAAACCGCAGTGGCAACAAATAAAACTTCAAGAGGTGCTGGATGAATTACAGCAAACGTTCGCTCCGCGCGCCAATGGAAAAAACATTCTATTGGACTTTGAAGACGCCCTAAGTCTTTATATCAATACCGATAGACAGCTGCTACTGCGCATCCTCAATAATCTCGTCGATAATGCAATACGCTACACCCCAGAACAGGGTGTCATCAGTATCAAGACGATAGCGAATAAATCCAGTGGAACAACCTGGCTGCAGGTCAGTGATAATGGCTCTGGAATGCACAAGCATGAACTTGCAGCGCTTAAGCAGATGACGCAAAAACCTATGGCTATGACAGCCAAGCAAAGTGCCTTGCCGCAACTGGGTGTTGGACTCGCAATTGTCAGACAGTTGCTGGCCATTTTAAAGTGTGATATTCAAATTGACAGCCAACCAGGTAAAGGTAGTTGCTTTAGAATTGAGCTACAGACTCGGCCACAGCTAATTGATGAACAAGCCAGTGCCGACAAGCCATTCAATGCTGAGGATGGTTTCGAAAATAGCGTTCATCAATGATAGTTCATCGACTCGACGCAAATAAAACAGCCGACTGCATACAGCGTCGGCTGTTTAAATCTTAGCGACGTATATGTATAGCTAACACCAAGCGGTATTACAGATACAGCTAAAACACACCTTTAAATACTTTTCTCAACTTAGGGAAAGCAAGACTAATAAACACACCAAACAAGCTCATCCACATCAATATTACCAATACCGCAGTCATATAGATCCCCATTTCAGTATCAGCATTCGCAACATAAAAGTAATGGCTGCCCTGTAGCAAACCAATAAAAATGGCTAAACAGATAGCACTAAAAAGAATAGGTAGTTTCATAATTGTCGCCTCTTAACGTAGGTTTTAATTTGATGGATTGATAATAAAACACTGCAATCACTACCTAAAGTTAGTAACCATCTGTAATCCAGATACTTGCTAGCTTTGTGATTTTCTTAATTTAACCTAATGCATTTTAGCGATGCTTGATAGCCCAACCATGCCAATTTTTGGCAATAAAAAAGCGAGCCATTGGCTCGCTTTAATCATCACGACAAGTAGATTACTTGTGGTACTTACCTGACAACTCATGTACTGAGTTGATGAATGAACCCGCGTGCTCTGGGTTCACGTGTTGGTGGATACCGTGGCCCAAGTTAAATACATGACCAGTACCTTCACCGTAAGAAGATAGGATTTGCTCCACTTCTTGATGGATACGCTCTGGAGATGCGTAAAGTACTGATGGGTCCATGTTACCTTGTAGTGCAACTTTGTTACCTACACGGCGACGTGCATCACCAATATCTACAGTCCAATCTAGACCTAGTGCGTCACAGCCTGTTTCAGCCATAGACTCAAGCCATAGTCCGCCACCTTTAGTGAACAAAGTAACCGGTACTTGGCGACCGTCTGCATGGCGAGTTAAGCCATCAACGATTTTCTGCATGTAACGTAGCGAGAATTCACGGTATGCGTGGTGAGAAAGCGCGCCACCCCATGAATCGAAAATCATTAGAGATTGTGCACCGTTAGCAACCTGAGCGTTCAGGTATAAGATCACAGAATCAGCTAGCTTGTCTAACAACATGTGCAATGTTGCTGGCTCTTCGTAAGCCATCTTCTTAATCTTTTCAAATGTCTTGCTTGAACCGCCTTCAACCATGTAAGTTGCTAAAGTCCAAGGTGAACCAGAGAAGCCAATTAATGGTACTTCGCCTTTAAGCTCACGACGAATAGTGCTAACGGCACGCATTACGTAACCAAGCTCATCTTCTGGATCTGGGATGCATAGCTTCTTGATTGAATCGATTGTGTCTGTAGGACGCTCAAAACGTGGGCCTTCACCGGTTTCAAAGTACAGACCAAGTCCCATTGCATCTGGAACAGTAAGAATATCAGAGAATAAAATCGCAGCATCTAGGTCGTAACGACGTAGAGGTTGCAGAGTTACCTCACAAGCCAAGTCTTGGTTTTTACAAAGCGACATGAAATCACCGGCTTCAGCACGGGTTGCTTTGTACTCTGGAAGATAACGACCAGCTTGACGCATCATCCAGACAGGAGTTCTGTCGACAGGCTGTTTTAATAACGCACGTAAATAACGATCATTCTTTAATTCTGCCATTTGGCTTGATTCCTAAACTTATATTGATATCCGCTTGGGTCAGTAGTTTAGCATTTACGTTAGTAAAGTAACCTCTATCGGTGAAATTATGTGACCAGTAACTCGACAAATAGTCGCAACTAGGACGCAGTTAACATATTTATATTACTAACAGTCTTATTTCTAAGCCGTTAATGCTAGATCTCATATCTGTAATAACTGCGATCTGTAACCATAACTTGACTTAACCTAGGCTGTACAACTCTCAATGTGACAGAAAAAAGTTGCACCTACTGGTCAGCTTTGGTATAAAAAGTCTGCGCTAGCAAGAACAATCAAGAAGCTCGTCGCATCGAGCCCGCAAAACTTTACTCGCCCAGCGATAGCATTCTATCGCTGGGCTTTTTCTTTTCTGCCATTTCAACTTTCTATTTCAAGCTGGTTTGTCCATTTAACGATTAAGCATAAATCGTCCGAAAACAGTTGATCAAAGTCTCCGTTCTCCCTACATTAGAAGTTAGGGATAGTTTCATAACGGGAAAGATCATGCTAAGAAAGTTAGAAAAAGCCGAACAAAAATGGGGTGGTTCCAATACTCTTATAGATCAATGGCTAAACAATCGCCGTAACCTATTGATTAACTACTGCCAGATTGCCGGCATTCCACCTTATGAAATTACCGAAAACACCTTACCAGCTTTTGACTCCGTCAAAGCCTTTTGTGACCAATTAATGGACTATGTTTCGGAAGGACATTTCGAGATCTATAACCAAGTGGTTACCGCCTGTGAGAAGAATGGCAGCTCAAGCCAGGAGTTAGCACAGCAGTTAGTACCGCAGATCAGTGAAACCACAGATACCGCACTCGATTTTAATGACAAGTACACTGAAGCGGAAGATGAGAAAGTCCTGTTCCATCTCGATAAAGATCTGTCATCTTTGGGTCATGCAATGGAAACACGCTTTGCGCTAGAAGATAAGTTACTGGAAGTGCTACACACTAAGCATTCATAGTCAGTAGTCGAAGTTGCTCATAGCAAGATGATCGCCTAAATCCCGAAGGTGTAATCGTCTGTCATCTGTCAATAACTTTAGCAAACACATTCCAGGACAAGACGCAGACAACAAAAAGGCCAGCTAATTAGCTGGCCTTTTTAGTACATCAATTTGTCACTTACACAGCAGACTGGAAGATAACTTCGTCTGCTTTTTCTGTGTACGATGCAATTTGATCGAAGTTCAGGTAACGGTAAGTGTCAGCTGCCGTTGCATCTAACTCTTTAGCGTATGTCTGATACTCGTCAGGCGATGGTAGACGACCTAATAGTGCCGCCACAGCTGCAAGTTCCGCTGATGCCAAGTATACGTTAGCGCCTGTACCTAAACGGTTCGGGAAGTTACGCGTTGAAGTTGAAACAACTGTCGAGCCTTCAGCAACACGTGCTTGGTTACCCATACACAGTGAACAACCAGGGATCTCAATACGTGCACCGACACGACCGAAGATGGCGTAGTAGCCCTCTTCTGTTAGTTGATCACGATCCATCTTAGTTGGCGGTGCAATCCACAAACGTGTAGGCAGAGTCGTGGCAAACTTGTCTAGCATCTTACCAGTTGCACGGAAGTGACCGATGTTAGTCATACAAGAGCCAACGAATACTTCGTCAATCTTAGTATCAACCACTGATGACAGTAGAATCGCATCATCTGGATCGTTTGGCGCACAAAGAATAGGTTCTTTGATCTCGTTCAAATCGATTTCGATAACTTCAGCGTACTCAGCATCGCTATCAGCTTCCATTAGCTCTGGATTAGCCAACCACTCTTGCATTGCAGTAATACGACGCTCAATAGT
Encoded proteins:
- a CDS encoding SDR family oxidoreductase — protein: MEQLKGKVILITGASEGIGRALALALAPLGCKLLLTARNESRLASLQQEVSTLGSEAFIQVADLSDSSQCRQVITACIEHFDKLDILVNNAGMTMWSRFDELEDLSVLSQIMQVNYLGPAYLSHAAIPHLKKSQGQIVAVASITGMTGVPTRSGYAASKHALIGLFDSLRIELSNDNVAVTVICPDFVVTQTHKRALDAQGKPLGETPMQESKIMTAEKCAELMLPAIALRKRLLITSFRGRIGRFFKIIAPGLIDLIAKKAIASGR
- a CDS encoding spondin domain-containing protein, with protein sequence MNINKLTKALFITSLMSLPASAAELEISVSNLTHGNYFTPLLIAAHDMDSHLFQAGEMATPALQKMAEGGDIADLDAAVTGAGGVTVANPAMGLLAPSAKVDSIMLDSGDMTHLSLTAMVLPTNDAFVGLDAWKIPTEAGTYTFTVNAYDAGTEANDEIINGGGASGTPGIPAAPGGDGGMNATGIMDNSNNDKVHIHPGVLGDTDMDGGASDLDSRVHRWLNPVARVTVIVK
- a CDS encoding spondin domain-containing protein, translated to MNYPINIFKRNAIALVAFAAIGLAGCSDNDNDTPAPIIPPVVAPVMQDYSVTVTNLTANQPMSPVAVVAHTNDSTLWSTGMPASVALEILAESGDSSGLTDETGVNELISGAGILVPGGTETIAISLEQADVADLSVVTMLVNTNDAFTGTTGFDLAALAVNDTSTLRVIAYDAGTEANSEAKGTIPGPADSGEGYNAARDDNDKVHAHPGVISMDDGLMDSVLSASHRFDNPVLLIKVTRTK
- a CDS encoding response regulator transcription factor yields the protein MNGSTTNFSAVSSKTILLIEDEQDLAKLVMLNLKSMNHAVIHCVTLQQASQVIATKQIDLILMDRMLPDGDGITLCQQIRQDGNELPCMLLTAKDSEADIVLGLESGADDYLVKPFSVLELRARVKALLRRGTQIAHQDESLEFNGISINCNTREVIAFNETLELTAREFDLLLYLAQHPKQVFSRMQLLEAVWGYSYSGYEHTVNSHINRLRNKLARNACTTDLVKTVWGVGYKFAPPANQAAS
- a CDS encoding sensor histidine kinase, translating into MRSLFSRILLAATLVIFILFIALWQWLQFSQEFSRNQIQQSLHRELAEHMAHINPLLSKGITSDAALKEAFHDFMLLGPSFEIYTLDNQGLVIAYDAKEEKIKQQQVDTDTIEQFIQGVNLPILGTDPRSKQKDKIFSAAKLLTPSGQQTGYLYVIIGGEDFDSWQSIVSEHQAPQFWTTAILIAIGFAIILFILLLKLFTAPLSRLESDLRLVAAQQLNSGVTLPGKYTGSSEINQLSQHINTLLQALSLQHQAINRQQEERHEFMLHLSHDLKTPLTSLQGYIDTWLLLPPHERSSDLIEIAANSSQHLQQLLGQMLELAALENGQVKPQWQQIKLQEVLDELQQTFAPRANGKNILLDFEDALSLYINTDRQLLLRILNNLVDNAIRYTPEQGVISIKTIANKSSGTTWLQVSDNGSGMHKHELAALKQMTQKPMAMTAKQSALPQLGVGLAIVRQLLAILKCDIQIDSQPGKGSCFRIELQTRPQLIDEQASADKPFNAEDGFENSVHQ
- the hemE gene encoding uroporphyrinogen decarboxylase translates to MAELKNDRYLRALLKQPVDRTPVWMMRQAGRYLPEYKATRAEAGDFMSLCKNQDLACEVTLQPLRRYDLDAAILFSDILTVPDAMGLGLYFETGEGPRFERPTDTIDSIKKLCIPDPEDELGYVMRAVSTIRRELKGEVPLIGFSGSPWTLATYMVEGGSSKTFEKIKKMAYEEPATLHMLLDKLADSVILYLNAQVANGAQSLMIFDSWGGALSHHAYREFSLRYMQKIVDGLTRHADGRQVPVTLFTKGGGLWLESMAETGCDALGLDWTVDIGDARRRVGNKVALQGNMDPSVLYASPERIHQEVEQILSSYGEGTGHVFNLGHGIHQHVNPEHAGSFINSVHELSGKYHK
- a CDS encoding Rsd/AlgQ family anti-sigma factor — translated: MLRKLEKAEQKWGGSNTLIDQWLNNRRNLLINYCQIAGIPPYEITENTLPAFDSVKAFCDQLMDYVSEGHFEIYNQVVTACEKNGSSSQELAQQLVPQISETTDTALDFNDKYTEAEDEKVLFHLDKDLSSLGHAMETRFALEDKLLEVLHTKHS